A section of the Carassius carassius chromosome 17, fCarCar2.1, whole genome shotgun sequence genome encodes:
- the mpl gene encoding thrombopoietin receptor isoform X2 encodes MYECPVYMMDSALTWWILLSCLIKQVHLEPYLSKQDFALLAMDKDPKCFTRDLEAFTCFWEAPAGKSYNFFYKISSEEKTCDVKQQTYEEKKVLHICTFPSRDVFMYVEMYLRVTDRDTNTTIFSRTVSVEDQLFLYRPTNVSLHPTGEVGQMLVEWKKNNKFPMNMQYEIRYRSKNTSSTVTPVSKHSHKLVSLVAGENCTVQMRVKPGGVFWSDWSSPVTAMVPQTAGDIKLRCHTPDLHQVLCQWRGDIYDDGRYSFHYRQLNRSLWDSWKLCSRDNDTVHQCVLYGQGSSIYQFYLSVGLQPFGRTFYAETFSMNSSIQTRPPEGLKAQPEEGRLCLTWDPPFFKISQYLKYQIRYQREGESEWKDFTTPSSKTSTCLDVHRGSQYTIQVRAQPNGSVYSGDWKWIFIVCIPVALLIIASAMISFFSRYFRKFKKSLWPSVPNLNNVLESFLTDISGSHWEPTFNIKQCVDDSATSVLEILPEKQTSVKSCKKSTSLSLPDRGFLADVKNKENFREDSEMTQDYVTLNNDVIPCFTWNDYVYRDAALSHLANEKHSCPNSANIFNHSYLLLSEQSDLEGYHSACHQYTNLEITAIVYEANGE; translated from the exons ATGTATGAATGTCCTGTGTACATGATGGATTCAGCACTCACCTGGTGGATACTTCTTTCCTGTCTGATCAAGCAGGTGCATTTAGAGCCTTACCTATCAAAGCAAG ATTTTGCTCTCTTGGCTATGGATAAGGACCCAAAATGTTTCACCAGGGATCTAGAAGCCTTCACTTGCTTTTGGGAAGCACCTGCTGGAAAGTCCTATAATTTTTTCTACAAAAT CTCATCAGAAGAGAAAACCTGTGATGTGAAACAACAAACTTATGAGGAGAAAAAGGTCCTGCATATTTGCACATTCCCATCAAGAGACGTCTTCATGTATGTCGAGATGTACCTCAGAGTGACAGACAGAGACACCAACACAACCATCTTCAGTCGCACAGTCAGTGTGGAGGATCAAC TTTTTCTGTATCGTCCAACAAATGTATCCCTTCATCCAACTGGCGAAGTGGGCCAAATGTTAgttgaatggaaaaaaaacaacaaatttccAATGAACATGCAGTATGAAATTCGTTACAGATCCAAAAACACATCAAGCACAGTTACACCG GTGTCAAAACACTCCCATAAGCTTGTGTCTCTGGTCGCAGGAGAGAACTGCACAGTGCAAATGAGAGTCAAGCCTGGAGGTGTTTTTTGGAGTGACTGGTCAAGTCCTGTAACAGCTATGGTGCCACAAACAGCAG GTGACATAAAGTTGCGTTGCCACACTCCAGATCTGCATCAAGTATTATGCCAATGGAGAGGAGACATTTATGATGACGGCAGATACAGCTTCCACTACAGACAATTAAACAG AAGTCTGTGGGATAGTTGGAAGTTGTGTTCAAGAGACAACGACACTGTCCATCAATGTGTCTTGTATGGGCAAGGGTCCAGTATCTATCAGTTTTACCTCAGTGTTGGATTGCAACCATTCGGTCGAACGTTTTATGCAGAAACATTCAGTATGAACAGCAGCA TCCAGACCAGGCCTCCAGAAGGCCTGAAGGCACAGCCTGAGGAAGGACGTCTTTGTTTGACATGGGATCCACCATTTTTTAAGATCTCACAGTATCTAAAGTACCAGATCCGATACCAGCGGGAAGGAGAGAGTGAGTGGAAG GATTTTACAACACCCAGTTCCAAGACCAGCACTTGCCTGGATGTTCACAGAGGGAGTCAATACACTATCCAGGTTCGAGCCCAACCCAATGGATCGGTGTATAGTGGAGACTGGA AGTGGATCTTCATTGTCTGTATACCAGTGGCTCTGCTTATCATTGCTTCTGCAATGATCTCTTTCTTCTCCAGATACTTCCG GAAGTTCAAAAAGTCCTTGTGGCCATCAGTCCCAAATCTTAACAACGTGCTGGAAAGCTTTCTGACTGATATCAGTGGATCACACTGG GAGCCAACCTTCAACATCAAGCAATGTGTTGATGACTCTGCTACATCAGTATTGGAGATTCTGCCCGAGAAACAAACTTcagtaaaatcctgtaagaagtccacctctctctctctccctgatcGGGGCTTCTTGGCTGATGTAAAAAATAAGGAGAATTTCAGGGAGGATTCGGAGATGACTCAAGATTATGTCACTTTGAATAATGATGTGATCCCATGCTTTACATGGAATGACTATGTGTACAGGGATGCTGCTTTATCTCATCTGGCTAATGAAAAACACAGTTGCCCCAACTCCGCAAATATTTTCAACCATTCCTATCTCCTTCTGTCAGAACAGTCTGATCTTGAAGGTTATCACTCAGCCTGTCACCAGTATACCAATTTGGAGATCACAGCAATAGTGTATGAAGCAAATGGAGAGTAA
- the mpl gene encoding thrombopoietin receptor isoform X1 — protein sequence MYECPVYMMDSALTWWILLSCLIKQVHLEPYLSKQDFALLAMDKDPKCFTRDLEAFTCFWEAPAGKSYNFFYKISSEEKTCDVKQQTYEEKKVLHICTFPSRDVFMYVEMYLRVTDRDTNTTIFSRTVSVEDQLFLYRPTNVSLHPTGEVGQMLVEWKKNNKFPMNMQYEIRYRSKNTSSTVTPVSKHSHKLVSLVAGENCTVQMRVKPGGVFWSDWSSPVTAMVPQTAGDIKLRCHTPDLHQVLCQWRGDIYDDGRYSFHYRQLNRSLWDSWKLCSRDNDTVHQCVLYGQGSSIYQFYLSVGLQPFGRTFYAETFSMNSSIQTRPPEGLKAQPEEGRLCLTWDPPFFKISQYLKYQIRYQREGESEWKDFTTPSSKTSTCLDVHRGSQYTIQVRAQPNGSVYSGDWSEWSKPLTAFLPLGKEWIFIVCIPVALLIIASAMISFFSRYFRKFKKSLWPSVPNLNNVLESFLTDISGSHWEPTFNIKQCVDDSATSVLEILPEKQTSVKSCKKSTSLSLPDRGFLADVKNKENFREDSEMTQDYVTLNNDVIPCFTWNDYVYRDAALSHLANEKHSCPNSANIFNHSYLLLSEQSDLEGYHSACHQYTNLEITAIVYEANGE from the exons ATGTATGAATGTCCTGTGTACATGATGGATTCAGCACTCACCTGGTGGATACTTCTTTCCTGTCTGATCAAGCAGGTGCATTTAGAGCCTTACCTATCAAAGCAAG ATTTTGCTCTCTTGGCTATGGATAAGGACCCAAAATGTTTCACCAGGGATCTAGAAGCCTTCACTTGCTTTTGGGAAGCACCTGCTGGAAAGTCCTATAATTTTTTCTACAAAAT CTCATCAGAAGAGAAAACCTGTGATGTGAAACAACAAACTTATGAGGAGAAAAAGGTCCTGCATATTTGCACATTCCCATCAAGAGACGTCTTCATGTATGTCGAGATGTACCTCAGAGTGACAGACAGAGACACCAACACAACCATCTTCAGTCGCACAGTCAGTGTGGAGGATCAAC TTTTTCTGTATCGTCCAACAAATGTATCCCTTCATCCAACTGGCGAAGTGGGCCAAATGTTAgttgaatggaaaaaaaacaacaaatttccAATGAACATGCAGTATGAAATTCGTTACAGATCCAAAAACACATCAAGCACAGTTACACCG GTGTCAAAACACTCCCATAAGCTTGTGTCTCTGGTCGCAGGAGAGAACTGCACAGTGCAAATGAGAGTCAAGCCTGGAGGTGTTTTTTGGAGTGACTGGTCAAGTCCTGTAACAGCTATGGTGCCACAAACAGCAG GTGACATAAAGTTGCGTTGCCACACTCCAGATCTGCATCAAGTATTATGCCAATGGAGAGGAGACATTTATGATGACGGCAGATACAGCTTCCACTACAGACAATTAAACAG AAGTCTGTGGGATAGTTGGAAGTTGTGTTCAAGAGACAACGACACTGTCCATCAATGTGTCTTGTATGGGCAAGGGTCCAGTATCTATCAGTTTTACCTCAGTGTTGGATTGCAACCATTCGGTCGAACGTTTTATGCAGAAACATTCAGTATGAACAGCAGCA TCCAGACCAGGCCTCCAGAAGGCCTGAAGGCACAGCCTGAGGAAGGACGTCTTTGTTTGACATGGGATCCACCATTTTTTAAGATCTCACAGTATCTAAAGTACCAGATCCGATACCAGCGGGAAGGAGAGAGTGAGTGGAAG GATTTTACAACACCCAGTTCCAAGACCAGCACTTGCCTGGATGTTCACAGAGGGAGTCAATACACTATCCAGGTTCGAGCCCAACCCAATGGATCGGTGTATAGTGGAGACTGGAGTGAGTGGTCAAAACCTCTCACCGCCTTCTTACCTTTAGGCAAAG AGTGGATCTTCATTGTCTGTATACCAGTGGCTCTGCTTATCATTGCTTCTGCAATGATCTCTTTCTTCTCCAGATACTTCCG GAAGTTCAAAAAGTCCTTGTGGCCATCAGTCCCAAATCTTAACAACGTGCTGGAAAGCTTTCTGACTGATATCAGTGGATCACACTGG GAGCCAACCTTCAACATCAAGCAATGTGTTGATGACTCTGCTACATCAGTATTGGAGATTCTGCCCGAGAAACAAACTTcagtaaaatcctgtaagaagtccacctctctctctctccctgatcGGGGCTTCTTGGCTGATGTAAAAAATAAGGAGAATTTCAGGGAGGATTCGGAGATGACTCAAGATTATGTCACTTTGAATAATGATGTGATCCCATGCTTTACATGGAATGACTATGTGTACAGGGATGCTGCTTTATCTCATCTGGCTAATGAAAAACACAGTTGCCCCAACTCCGCAAATATTTTCAACCATTCCTATCTCCTTCTGTCAGAACAGTCTGATCTTGAAGGTTATCACTCAGCCTGTCACCAGTATACCAATTTGGAGATCACAGCAATAGTGTATGAAGCAAATGGAGAGTAA
- the orc1 gene encoding origin recognition complex subunit 1, whose protein sequence is MSRYITRLRMRRSYKWNGKPIGEDRKLKRQYYESMSISLEGKTEDATVSLGQCILIEGDDDDNPFVAQLCKLYSDDSGKKKTAVVQWFVRMCEVPQNKRKLLGRDPHPQEIFFYQDRSCDNEVDGETILGAVQIEYVPAEDSFPEGKSKDILFVKLLWDTKSFRVLDPELMQPPQSPKSPPPPSRDPQTRALPTPEPSVMKRAMSGTLTRSSMSTGKLNSGEAESLHSASKLSAAKALSAKRRSRASSGPHVRKKLDLCSPTKNMSRDDVLGEILDEHTEKTLTSKLNLSPTGRISISIRLTPLNLNEEVRVSPLSSHSPEKPKLTAHDTDDATSAFLGVDDPEPLVSTSRTPRKREATPRREGLRGLKARTPSRRKDSTALREPALAALAEEEHEDSPIQTAATPRSKRKSAQLVSSRIRKQLNVLGNKVDLLSDGEDGDDDDCFIPTKTDLQSSSDEEEEAKIDSEDELIVKKRRGSRIPRSIEKTRVSARTPRKTPIKKTAPATPRTPRTPRHATPSIPSRSAPARKPGNVLEEARARLHVSSVPESLPCREQEFQDIYNFVESKVIDGTGGCMYISGVPGTGKTATVHEVIRSLQQSAEHDEIPHFHFIEINGMKMTDPHQAYVQILQKLSDQKATPDHAAALLEKRFGAPAPKKETTVLLVDELDLLWTRKQNVMYNLFDWPTRRNARLVVLTIANTMDLPERIMINRVASRLGLTRMSFQPYTFKQLQQIITSRLNRLKAFEEDALQLVSRKVAALSGDARRCLDICRRATEICEHSGSQKNGCGLVGMSHVMEALEEMFSSSYIAAIRCASVQEQLFLRAVIAEFRRLGLEEATFQQVFVQHQALCRVEGLQPVSVSEGLAVCQRLGSCRLLLLEGSRLDLFLRIRLNVSQDDVLYALKAD, encoded by the exons ATCCATGTCCATTTCTCTGGAGGGAAAGACAGAAGATGCAACCGTGTCTTTAGGCCAGTGCATTTTGATTGAGGGTGATGACGATGACAATCCCTTTGTGGCACAACTTTGCAAACTATACAGTGATG ATTCAGGAAAGAAAAAGACCGCAGTAGTGCAGTGGTTTGTGCGGATGTGTGAAGTACCTCAGAATAAACGCAAGCTCTTGGGCAGAGATCCCCATCCACAAGAGATATTTTTCTACCAGGACCGCTCTTGTGATAATGAGGTGGATGGAGAGACCATTCTTGGAGCGGTACAG ATTGAGTATGTCCCAGCTGAGGATTCCTTCCCAGAGGGCAAGAGCAAAGACATACTATTTGTCAAACTATTGTGGGATACCAAATCCTTCAGAGTGTTGGATCCTGAGCTGATGCAGCCCCCTCAGAGCCCTAAATCTCCCCCACCACCTTCACGGGACCCTCAGACTCGTGCTCTTCCAACCCCAGAGCCCTCTGTAATGAAACGGGCCATGTCAGGCACCCTCACCCGCAGCAGCATGAGCACTGGCAAATTGAACTCCGGTGAAGCAGAGTCTCTTCACTCTGCCTCCAAACTCTCTGCAGCTAAAGCTCTTAGTGCAAAGAGGAGAAGCCGAGCTTCCTCTGGGCCGCATGTTCGCAAGAAGCTGGACTTGTGCA GTCCAACTAAAAACATGTCCCGAGATGATGTTCTGGGGGAGATTCTTGATGAACACACAGAGAAGACGCTGACATCTAAATTAAACCTGTCTCCAACAGGTCGCATCTCCATTTCTATTAGACTAACTCCACTAAATCTTAATGAGGAGGTGCGTGTCTCTCCTCTGTCCTCACACAGCCCTGAAAAGCCCAAACTGACTGCACATGACACAGACGATGCAACCAG TGCCTTTCTTGGGGTTGATGATCCAGAGCCATTAGTTAGCACAAGCAGAACTCCCAGGAAGAGAGAGGCAACCCCTAGGAGAGAAGGTCTAAGAGGACTGAA GGCAAGAACTCCATCCAGGAGAAAAGATTCAACTGCACTCAGAGAACCAGCACTGGCTGCTCT AGCTGAAGAGGAGCATGAAGATTCACCCATCCAGACTGCTGCTACTCCTCGTTCGAAAAGGAAATCTGCCCAACTTGTGTCCTCCCGCATCAGAAAGCAGCT aaatgtaTTGGGCAACAAGGTTGACTTGCTGTCAGATGGtgaggatggtgatgatgatgactgCTTCATACCTACTAAAACTGATCTGCAGAGTAGCAGCGATGAGGAAGAAGAGGCAAAAATTGACAGCGAAGATGAGCTTATAGTGAAGAAGCGTCGAGGATCCCGAATACCCCGATCTATAGAGAAAACCCGTGTCTCTGCTAGAACCCCACGTAAAACGCCCATCAAGAAG ACTGCTCCAGCCACCCCAAGGACCCCAAGGACACCACGTCATGCCACTCCCAGCATACCCAGCAGGAGTGCACCGGCCAGGAAGCCAGGGAATGTTCTGGAAGAAGCACGAGCAAG GTTACATGTCTCCTCTGTTCCTGAATCTTTGCCGTGTCGAGAACAAGAGTTCCAGGACATCTACAACTTTGTGGAGAGTAAAGTCATTGATGGCACTGGAGG gTGTATGTATATCTCAGGTGTTCCTGGTACTGGTAAAACTGCAACAGTACATGAGGTGATCCGGTCCCTTCAGCAGTCCGCTGAACACGATGAGATCCCTCACTTCCACTTCATCGAGATCAATGGCATGAAAATGACAGACCCGCACCAGGCTTATGTACAAATACTGCAG AAACTGTCTGATCAAAAAGCAACACCTGATCATGCAGCTGCACTACTGGAGAAACGCTTCGGCGCTCCTGCACCCAAGAAAGAGACAACTGTGCTACTAGTAGACGAG cttgACCTATTGTGGACCCGTAAACAAAATGTGATGTATAACTTGTTTGATTGGCCAACAAGACGCAACGCTCGTCTGGTGGTTCTTACCATTGCAAACACTATGGATTTGCCTGAGAGGATCATGATTAACCGTGTTGCCAGTCGACTG GGACTGACAAGAATGTCCTTCCAGCCATATACCTTTAAACAGCTTCAACAGATCATCACATCAAGACTGAACAGACTGAAGGCTTTTGAAGAAGATGCTCTCCAGCTAGTCTCAAGAAAG GTGGCAGCACTTTCAGGTGATGCACGACGTTGCCTTGATATCTGCAGACGGGCCACAGAGATTTGTGAGCACTCTGGAAGTCAGAAGAATGGTTGTGGATTGGTAGGGATGAGCCATGTGATGGAGGCTTTGGAGGAGATGTTCTCCTCTTCCTACATCGCAGCTATCAG GTGTGCTTCTGTTCAGGAGCAGCTTTTCCTGAGGGCTGTTATTGCAGAGTTTCGTCGACTGGGTCTAGAAGAGGCCACTTTCCAACAG GTGTTTGTTCAGCACCAGGCTCTGTGTCGTGTTGAGGGTTTGCAGCCGGTGAGTGTGTCTGAAGGACTGGCTGTCTGTCAGAGACTGGGTTCCTGTCGCCTGCTTCTCCTTGAGGGAAGCCGCCTGGACCTGTTTCTCCGTATCCGACTCAATGTTAGTCAGGACGATGTGCTTTATGCATTGAAGGCTGACTAA
- the mpl gene encoding thrombopoietin receptor isoform X3 has translation MSCVHDGFSTHLVDTSFLSDQAGAFRALPIKASSSEEKTCDVKQQTYEEKKVLHICTFPSRDVFMYVEMYLRVTDRDTNTTIFSRTVSVEDQLFLYRPTNVSLHPTGEVGQMLVEWKKNNKFPMNMQYEIRYRSKNTSSTVTPVSKHSHKLVSLVAGENCTVQMRVKPGGVFWSDWSSPVTAMVPQTAGDIKLRCHTPDLHQVLCQWRGDIYDDGRYSFHYRQLNRSLWDSWKLCSRDNDTVHQCVLYGQGSSIYQFYLSVGLQPFGRTFYAETFSMNSSIQTRPPEGLKAQPEEGRLCLTWDPPFFKISQYLKYQIRYQREGESEWKDFTTPSSKTSTCLDVHRGSQYTIQVRAQPNGSVYSGDWSEWSKPLTAFLPLGKEWIFIVCIPVALLIIASAMISFFSRYFRKFKKSLWPSVPNLNNVLESFLTDISGSHWEPTFNIKQCVDDSATSVLEILPEKQTSVKSCKKSTSLSLPDRGFLADVKNKENFREDSEMTQDYVTLNNDVIPCFTWNDYVYRDAALSHLANEKHSCPNSANIFNHSYLLLSEQSDLEGYHSACHQYTNLEITAIVYEANGE, from the exons ATGTCCTGTGTACATGATGGATTCAGCACTCACCTGGTGGATACTTCTTTCCTGTCTGATCAAGCAGGTGCATTTAGAGCCTTACCTATCAAAGCAAG CTCATCAGAAGAGAAAACCTGTGATGTGAAACAACAAACTTATGAGGAGAAAAAGGTCCTGCATATTTGCACATTCCCATCAAGAGACGTCTTCATGTATGTCGAGATGTACCTCAGAGTGACAGACAGAGACACCAACACAACCATCTTCAGTCGCACAGTCAGTGTGGAGGATCAAC TTTTTCTGTATCGTCCAACAAATGTATCCCTTCATCCAACTGGCGAAGTGGGCCAAATGTTAgttgaatggaaaaaaaacaacaaatttccAATGAACATGCAGTATGAAATTCGTTACAGATCCAAAAACACATCAAGCACAGTTACACCG GTGTCAAAACACTCCCATAAGCTTGTGTCTCTGGTCGCAGGAGAGAACTGCACAGTGCAAATGAGAGTCAAGCCTGGAGGTGTTTTTTGGAGTGACTGGTCAAGTCCTGTAACAGCTATGGTGCCACAAACAGCAG GTGACATAAAGTTGCGTTGCCACACTCCAGATCTGCATCAAGTATTATGCCAATGGAGAGGAGACATTTATGATGACGGCAGATACAGCTTCCACTACAGACAATTAAACAG AAGTCTGTGGGATAGTTGGAAGTTGTGTTCAAGAGACAACGACACTGTCCATCAATGTGTCTTGTATGGGCAAGGGTCCAGTATCTATCAGTTTTACCTCAGTGTTGGATTGCAACCATTCGGTCGAACGTTTTATGCAGAAACATTCAGTATGAACAGCAGCA TCCAGACCAGGCCTCCAGAAGGCCTGAAGGCACAGCCTGAGGAAGGACGTCTTTGTTTGACATGGGATCCACCATTTTTTAAGATCTCACAGTATCTAAAGTACCAGATCCGATACCAGCGGGAAGGAGAGAGTGAGTGGAAG GATTTTACAACACCCAGTTCCAAGACCAGCACTTGCCTGGATGTTCACAGAGGGAGTCAATACACTATCCAGGTTCGAGCCCAACCCAATGGATCGGTGTATAGTGGAGACTGGAGTGAGTGGTCAAAACCTCTCACCGCCTTCTTACCTTTAGGCAAAG AGTGGATCTTCATTGTCTGTATACCAGTGGCTCTGCTTATCATTGCTTCTGCAATGATCTCTTTCTTCTCCAGATACTTCCG GAAGTTCAAAAAGTCCTTGTGGCCATCAGTCCCAAATCTTAACAACGTGCTGGAAAGCTTTCTGACTGATATCAGTGGATCACACTGG GAGCCAACCTTCAACATCAAGCAATGTGTTGATGACTCTGCTACATCAGTATTGGAGATTCTGCCCGAGAAACAAACTTcagtaaaatcctgtaagaagtccacctctctctctctccctgatcGGGGCTTCTTGGCTGATGTAAAAAATAAGGAGAATTTCAGGGAGGATTCGGAGATGACTCAAGATTATGTCACTTTGAATAATGATGTGATCCCATGCTTTACATGGAATGACTATGTGTACAGGGATGCTGCTTTATCTCATCTGGCTAATGAAAAACACAGTTGCCCCAACTCCGCAAATATTTTCAACCATTCCTATCTCCTTCTGTCAGAACAGTCTGATCTTGAAGGTTATCACTCAGCCTGTCACCAGTATACCAATTTGGAGATCACAGCAATAGTGTATGAAGCAAATGGAGAGTAA